In Candidatus Poribacteria bacterium, the following are encoded in one genomic region:
- a CDS encoding ATPase, whose translation MYIIGIDGGGTKTVGILATATGQRLTRVESGPANYHVVGEAKTQAVLEDIVRELYEKADIPATSVVQFCLGMAGLGRPTDREVIGEICDELGICENRILTHDAQIALVGGTEKQEGVIVISGTGAIVYGINAEGSEARASGWGYLLGDEGSGYHIAIKALQAVVRAADGRDDQTELTDRVLNRLELSEPSELIRWTHAASRDTIAQLAEVVFDTARTADAVAAGIIDEAADELVCAAVSVIKQLKFTEPFDIVLSGGNLIHQTMFTDKLRHRFARIQPETSVQLPKHEPAYGAVLLAQASL comes from the coding sequence ATGTACATCATCGGAATTGATGGCGGCGGGACCAAAACGGTTGGCATCTTGGCGACAGCAACGGGGCAACGCCTCACACGAGTGGAATCAGGACCCGCAAACTATCATGTCGTTGGCGAGGCGAAAACGCAGGCAGTTTTGGAAGACATCGTCAGGGAACTTTACGAAAAAGCCGACATTCCAGCAACAAGTGTTGTCCAGTTCTGCTTGGGTATGGCGGGCTTGGGACGTCCCACAGATCGAGAAGTGATCGGAGAAATTTGTGATGAACTCGGCATCTGCGAAAATCGGATCTTGACCCACGACGCACAGATCGCTCTTGTGGGTGGCACGGAGAAACAGGAAGGTGTCATTGTCATTTCTGGAACGGGCGCGATTGTTTACGGTATCAATGCCGAGGGCAGCGAAGCACGCGCGAGCGGATGGGGATACCTGCTTGGAGACGAAGGAAGTGGTTACCATATTGCTATAAAGGCACTTCAAGCCGTCGTTCGCGCTGCTGATGGCAGAGACGATCAGACCGAATTGACAGATCGAGTACTCAATAGACTTGAACTGAGCGAACCGAGCGAACTGATTCGCTGGACGCACGCCGCGAGTCGAGATACGATTGCCCAGTTGGCAGAGGTGGTGTTTGACACTGCCCGAACAGCGGATGCTGTCGCTGCAGGCATTATTGATGAAGCGGCTGATGAACTCGTTTGTGCCGCGGTTAGTGTAATTAAACAGTTGAAATTCACAGAGCCATTTGATATTGTTCTCAGTGGTGGGAATCTGATCCATCAAACGATGTTTACCGACAAACTCCGCCACCGGTTTGCGAGGATTCAACCAGAAACATCGGTGCAACTCCCAAAACATGAGCCTGCCTACGGTGCCGTGTTGTTAGCACAAGCGAGTTTGTAG
- the murQ gene encoding N-acetylmuramic acid 6-phosphate etherase has product MHTVLPQGIIKKTEEQNPNSVDIDLKSTSEIIQIFHEEDQKAIKAVEAESEAIAHAIELCVAAFRAGGRLLYVGAGTSGRLGVLDASECPPTFSTSPEMVQGIIAGGDVALRRSVEGEEDKPEKGALAVRERHLTPQDVLVGIASSGRTPYVIGALKEAHTIGATTIFLCCVPPPEPLTGWVTHFITPIVGPEIIAGSTRLKAGTATKLVLNMLTTVSMIKLGKVYNNLMVDVHASNTKLVARSIRIVQAITGVDAVMAEEALAEAGGRAKLAIVMLKKGLNPTDANTLLEKRGGFLRQILD; this is encoded by the coding sequence ATGCACACAGTTCTCCCACAAGGTATAATTAAAAAAACAGAAGAGCAAAATCCGAATTCTGTTGACATTGACCTGAAGTCAACATCAGAAATCATCCAGATCTTTCACGAAGAAGATCAGAAAGCGATTAAGGCAGTAGAAGCAGAATCCGAAGCGATCGCACACGCTATTGAATTATGCGTTGCGGCATTTCGCGCCGGTGGCAGACTCTTGTATGTCGGCGCGGGTACGAGTGGTAGACTTGGCGTGTTGGATGCCTCTGAATGTCCGCCTACCTTTAGCACGTCGCCAGAAATGGTCCAAGGGATAATTGCCGGTGGAGATGTTGCCTTACGTCGCTCGGTGGAAGGTGAAGAGGATAAGCCTGAAAAGGGTGCGCTCGCCGTCCGAGAGCGACACCTCACCCCACAAGATGTGCTTGTCGGAATCGCAAGCAGTGGACGGACCCCTTATGTTATAGGGGCTTTGAAAGAGGCACACACCATTGGGGCGACAACAATATTTCTCTGCTGTGTTCCACCGCCTGAGCCATTAACAGGATGGGTGACACATTTCATCACACCGATTGTCGGACCTGAGATTATCGCTGGCTCAACCCGATTGAAAGCAGGAACAGCCACAAAATTGGTCCTGAACATGTTGACGACTGTTTCTATGATTAAACTGGGTAAGGTTTACAACAACCTGATGGTAGATGTGCATGCCTCTAACACAAAACTGGTCGCACGGAGCATCCGAATTGTCCAAGCCATCACTGGAGTCGATGCTGTCATGGCTGAAGAAGCCTTAGCAGAGGCAGGGGGGCGCGCCAAGCTTGCGATCGTAATGCTCAAGAAGGGGTTGAACCCAACGGACGCAAACACACTATTAGAAAAACGTGGGGGATTTCTAAGGCAGATTCTTGATTAA
- a CDS encoding DUF362 domain-containing protein — protein MATKVGLAKTGRRRSNVFEALDTIREELTPKVREQVLLKPNFLSSTNQLASSHVDAMRGAIDFLLSTPHPPKEIIVAEGANEAFSGEAFQVFGYEALQAEYDLPIRLVDLHQETEWVETTVFLAERNEDTVRMPKIVLDCPCTLSVAIAKTHDAGVVTLAMKNMIMGTLHKEDRIKMHGYHSHADRVLPREAQTLNINLLRLSRHLKPDIAIVDGTVGLQGNGPGGTDSVPLGIAIASADVFAADAVTTKAMGFEPLEIGLFHYANALGYGIADLDKIEVVGPAVETVATSFKPHETAELQFQWQEPSPAEYLAADF, from the coding sequence ATGGCTACAAAAGTTGGGCTTGCCAAGACCGGTAGGCGACGTTCTAACGTTTTTGAGGCGTTGGACACTATACGCGAGGAACTCACACCCAAAGTCCGTGAGCAGGTCCTATTAAAACCAAATTTTCTCTCCAGTACGAATCAACTCGCCTCGTCGCACGTTGACGCGATGCGCGGTGCGATTGATTTTCTGCTGAGCACACCACATCCGCCAAAAGAGATAATTGTCGCTGAGGGCGCGAATGAAGCATTCTCTGGCGAGGCATTCCAAGTTTTCGGGTATGAAGCACTTCAAGCCGAATACGATCTCCCAATCCGGCTCGTGGATTTGCATCAGGAAACCGAATGGGTAGAAACCACGGTCTTTCTTGCTGAACGCAATGAAGATACCGTGAGGATGCCGAAGATAGTCCTGGATTGTCCCTGTACTCTCTCTGTTGCTATTGCGAAAACACATGATGCCGGTGTTGTAACGCTCGCTATGAAGAATATGATTATGGGCACCTTGCATAAGGAAGATCGGATTAAAATGCACGGCTACCACAGTCACGCAGACCGAGTGCTCCCGCGCGAAGCACAGACGTTAAATATCAATCTACTTCGTCTCTCACGGCATCTTAAGCCCGACATCGCTATTGTTGATGGCACTGTTGGGTTACAAGGCAACGGACCCGGCGGCACCGACTCTGTTCCACTCGGAATAGCGATTGCGAGCGCAGATGTATTCGCAGCCGATGCCGTCACAACAAAAGCGATGGGGTTTGAGCCGTTGGAGATTGGACTGTTTCACTACGCCAATGCGTTAGGATACGGCATCGCAGATCTTGACAAGATTGAGGTCGTCGGACCCGCCGTAGAGACAGTCGCGACCTCGTTTAAGCCGCATGAAACCGCCGAACTCCAGTTCCAATGGCAGGAGCCGAGCCCCGCAGAATATCTGGCGGCAG